Proteins encoded by one window of bacterium:
- a CDS encoding adenylate/guanylate cyclase domain-containing protein, with protein MFTDIKGFSRRMGENERFTLKLLRDHNRIMRFLVRKHRGRIVKSTGDGYLMDFDSAVEAVQCAIEAQERFTRYNFDKPESDQIHVRIGISLGEVRIVDGDLFGDEVNIAARLQTLAEPSGICLTREVYEMVKTKLTFVAINFGPQELKNICQKVEVFKIPVKPLGQAAIEIASNRQDTLHVSETQTFEPYLLPQSNPQAAQRPAAIRAKFWQPRQFLKPLVSRHSLRRALPLVALSMLVPALFIQPGHSPRGLSSATLASVQHIATDSLAQPAHALAEKTLLVAYFENRTGHAGDAWLVTGLPDMIITDLQGTPGVQVFGRTILEEAQQITGTHKTARNNLQNARALARQTAADLLLFGGVVREGNRLRVDVQVFDSQSGTLLLAEKASSESVLAVMNELTANLKNKLAQPLALPHTQN; from the coding sequence ATGTTCACCGACATCAAGGGCTTCAGCCGGCGCATGGGAGAGAACGAACGCTTCACGCTCAAGCTGCTGCGCGACCACAATCGCATCATGCGCTTTCTGGTGCGCAAGCATCGCGGCCGCATCGTGAAAAGCACGGGCGACGGTTACTTGATGGACTTTGACAGCGCGGTGGAAGCGGTGCAGTGCGCCATCGAAGCGCAGGAACGCTTCACGCGCTACAATTTCGACAAGCCCGAATCCGATCAGATTCACGTGCGCATCGGCATCAGCCTGGGCGAAGTGCGCATCGTGGACGGCGATCTGTTCGGCGACGAGGTCAACATCGCGGCCCGGCTGCAAACGCTGGCGGAGCCCAGCGGCATCTGCCTCACGCGCGAAGTCTACGAGATGGTCAAAACCAAGCTCACCTTCGTGGCCATCAACTTCGGGCCGCAGGAATTGAAAAACATCTGCCAAAAAGTTGAAGTCTTCAAAATTCCGGTGAAGCCGCTGGGCCAGGCCGCCATCGAAATCGCCTCCAACCGGCAGGACACACTGCACGTGAGCGAGACGCAAACCTTCGAGCCTTATCTGCTGCCGCAATCCAACCCCCAGGCGGCGCAACGGCCGGCGGCGATCAGAGCGAAATTCTGGCAGCCGCGGCAATTCCTGAAACCGCTGGTTTCACGGCACAGCCTGCGCCGCGCCCTGCCGTTGGTGGCGCTCAGCATGTTGGTGCCGGCGCTGTTCATCCAGCCGGGCCACTCGCCACGCGGATTGTCCTCCGCAACGCTGGCCTCGGTTCAGCACATCGCAACAGATTCGCTGGCGCAGCCGGCGCACGCGCTTGCGGAAAAAACCTTGTTGGTGGCCTATTTTGAAAATCGCACCGGCCATGCCGGCGATGCCTGGCTGGTTACCGGCCTGCCCGACATGATCATCACCGATCTGCAAGGCACGCCTGGCGTGCAGGTGTTTGGCCGCACGATTCTCGAGGAGGCGCAGCAAATCACCGGAACGCACAAAACAGCCCGCAACAATCTCCAAAACGCGCGCGCCCTGGCGCGGCAGACGGCGGCGGATCTGCTGCTGTTCGGCGGTGTAGTGCGCGAAGGCAACCGCCTGCGCGTCGATGTCCAAGTATTCGACTCACAATCCGGTACGCTGCTGTTGGCGGAGAAAGCCAGCAGCGAAAGCGTGCTGGCCGTGATGAACGAATTGACCGCCAATCTCAAAAACAAACTCGCGCAGCCGCTGGCACTGCCGCACACGCAGAATTGA
- a CDS encoding M28 family metallopeptidase — protein sequence MLKPQAAVILLLLSLSSAARTGAQPAAIAADSIHAGVYHLAVTIGPRPMGSANERAALQWAARRFAGWGADTAYVMPVPYSERINTSSGVAVGLFRGRSDSLIVIGGHLDSDVRENPGANDNASGTAVMMELARVWRDAERRYTLLFAAFGGEEGNLAGSRWFVDHFPEIERVALMLQIDMAGSDGPLIPFIDSRGHQAPAWLVKDAYAIDRSLGYNSLKYPTQFFTLNAALGGVAGSDHEPFLLRGIPAIDFTAGVGTSPIHTANDRIEFVSKAALERSARLVDGLLRKYQAQGIPAARTGNYMLWQLFGGVLFVPQWAIYAVVGLALLLGVLAFTRGRAQRLQIDKAQRVHFSGAKVFLLLLVIAVFAQLGEAAMQFVKGLRYPWFVHSDEYLTLAALFALAGFWLALWLSRNWRFSPDPYLYLKRGLVPLWLLVILAWLASPRLALYPALTLVCCSLAVYLPGTLLKLLFALAAPVPMFMLMFFELFEFGARSMPRALASYHGFTPSLIYSAALTLLLIIWYLPSFYLLAYTFAHGHRHLAWLRIFRQPLFGLLILLAVFAYGGYLYAFPAYNEQWHANLRVVAQYDQNTQDSRLRLTGDEYFRGVEVKAGDLQQTYDEAIHRAELALPFRADWLSVAGSQTGDARDSTLIQVDWLLTSAKPWNEVRVQVQSDTLALVVMDTNLKYSKRRRADAERFLFRWYADPDDTLRAQASFKLSPGSRLIRQVTAIYAEPPLPLTVTAQYADVTYRTEVTRRDTLVVMPPPTEAGL from the coding sequence ATGCTCAAGCCCCAAGCCGCTGTCATCCTGCTTCTGCTCAGCCTGAGCAGCGCCGCTCGCACTGGCGCGCAGCCGGCTGCGATCGCGGCCGACAGCATTCATGCCGGCGTGTATCATCTTGCCGTGACCATCGGCCCGCGCCCGATGGGCTCGGCGAATGAACGCGCGGCGCTGCAGTGGGCGGCACGGCGATTCGCCGGCTGGGGCGCAGACACGGCCTATGTCATGCCCGTGCCGTACAGCGAGCGCATCAACACCAGCTCGGGCGTTGCCGTCGGCCTCTTTCGCGGCCGCAGCGACAGCCTCATTGTCATCGGCGGCCACCTCGATTCCGACGTGCGCGAAAATCCGGGCGCGAATGACAACGCCTCCGGCACCGCCGTGATGATGGAACTGGCGCGCGTCTGGCGCGACGCCGAGCGGCGCTACACCCTGCTGTTTGCGGCGTTCGGCGGTGAAGAGGGCAACCTGGCCGGCTCGCGCTGGTTTGTCGATCATTTCCCTGAAATTGAGCGCGTGGCGCTCATGCTGCAGATCGACATGGCTGGCAGCGACGGCCCGCTGATTCCCTTTATCGACAGTCGTGGCCATCAGGCGCCCGCCTGGCTGGTGAAGGATGCCTATGCCATCGACCGCAGCCTGGGCTACAACAGCCTGAAGTATCCCACGCAATTCTTCACCCTCAATGCGGCGCTCGGCGGCGTCGCCGGCTCGGATCACGAGCCCTTTCTTCTCCGCGGGATTCCCGCCATTGACTTCACGGCCGGCGTGGGAACTTCACCGATTCATACAGCCAACGATCGCATTGAATTTGTGAGCAAAGCGGCACTGGAGCGCAGTGCGCGCCTGGTCGATGGCTTGTTGCGCAAGTATCAAGCACAAGGCATTCCGGCTGCCCGCACCGGCAATTACATGCTCTGGCAACTGTTCGGCGGAGTGTTGTTCGTGCCGCAATGGGCGATTTATGCCGTTGTCGGCCTTGCGCTTCTGCTCGGTGTGCTGGCGTTCACGCGCGGCCGCGCCCAGCGGCTGCAAATCGACAAGGCGCAGCGCGTCCATTTCTCCGGCGCCAAGGTGTTTCTGCTGCTGCTCGTGATTGCGGTGTTCGCGCAGCTCGGCGAAGCGGCGATGCAGTTCGTCAAAGGCCTGCGCTATCCCTGGTTTGTGCACAGTGATGAGTATCTCACCCTCGCCGCGCTGTTTGCCCTCGCCGGTTTCTGGCTGGCGCTGTGGCTCAGCCGAAACTGGCGCTTCAGTCCCGATCCCTATCTCTATCTCAAGCGCGGCCTGGTGCCGCTGTGGCTGCTGGTGATCCTGGCCTGGCTGGCAAGCCCGCGCCTGGCGCTGTATCCGGCGCTCACGCTGGTGTGCTGCAGCCTGGCCGTTTATCTGCCGGGAACGTTGTTGAAACTGCTGTTTGCACTCGCGGCGCCGGTTCCCATGTTCATGCTGATGTTCTTCGAGTTGTTCGAATTCGGGGCCCGCTCCATGCCGCGCGCGCTGGCATCCTATCACGGCTTCACGCCGTCGTTGATCTACAGCGCCGCGCTCACCCTGCTGCTGATTATTTGGTATCTGCCCTCTTTTTACCTGCTCGCCTACACCTTCGCGCACGGACACAGACACCTGGCCTGGCTGCGCATTTTTCGACAACCGCTGTTCGGTTTGTTGATTCTGCTGGCGGTATTTGCATATGGCGGGTATTTGTATGCATTTCCCGCTTACAACGAGCAGTGGCACGCCAACTTGCGCGTGGTCGCGCAGTATGATCAGAACACGCAAGACAGCCGGCTGCGGCTGACGGGCGATGAGTATTTTCGCGGGGTGGAAGTGAAGGCGGGTGATCTGCAGCAGACCTACGATGAGGCAATTCATCGCGCGGAACTGGCCCTGCCGTTTCGCGCGGATTGGCTGTCGGTTGCCGGCAGTCAGACTGGCGACGCGCGCGACTCGACGCTGATCCAGGTCGATTGGCTGCTCACCAGTGCCAAGCCCTGGAACGAAGTTCGCGTGCAGGTGCAGAGCGACACCCTGGCGCTCGTTGTCATGGACACGAATTTGAAATACAGCAAGCGCCGCCGTGCAGACGCCGAGCGCTTCCTGTTTCGCTGGTATGCCGACCCGGACGACACACTGCGCGCGCAGGCGAGTTTCAAGCTTTCACCGGGCAGCCGGCTGATTCGGCAGGTGACCGCGATCTATGCGGAACCGCCGTTACCGCTCACGGTCACGGCACAATACGCCGACGTGACCTACCGCACCGAAGTCACCCGCCGCGACACGCTGGTGGTCATGCCGCCGCCGACTGAGGCGGGATTGTGA
- a CDS encoding SRPBCC domain-containing protein → MRRVLPLLCALFMLCAAGFAQTTNKKLTGQSFVGEITINATPQAVWAVLTDLQKLSGVMNFGYTGPAKTLAKPGDGVAMKVWGDTGTFILIHQKPASELRFVWEPDNATYICQQRWRLTPAGSTTKVSIEERYTESGPQSEADIAAQVKAYNEALARLKAKCEGK, encoded by the coding sequence ATGCGTCGTGTCCTTCCTCTGCTGTGCGCGTTGTTCATGTTGTGTGCCGCCGGCTTCGCGCAAACCACCAACAAGAAACTGACCGGCCAGAGCTTTGTCGGCGAAATCACGATCAATGCCACGCCACAGGCCGTGTGGGCGGTGTTGACCGATCTGCAGAAGCTCAGCGGCGTGATGAACTTCGGCTACACCGGCCCGGCCAAGACGCTGGCCAAGCCCGGTGATGGCGTCGCCATGAAAGTCTGGGGCGATACCGGCACGTTCATCTTGATCCACCAAAAACCCGCCAGCGAGTTGCGTTTCGTGTGGGAGCCGGACAATGCCACCTACATTTGCCAGCAACGCTGGCGGCTGACGCCGGCGGGCAGCACCACCAAAGTCAGCATCGAAGAACGCTACACCGAATCCGGCCCGCAATCGGAGGCCGATATTGCCGCCCAAGTGAAGGCCTACAACGAAGCGTTGGCGCGATTGAAAGCCAAGTGTGAAGGCAAGTAG
- a CDS encoding SIS domain-containing protein, which translates to MAMASRMRSDKTFVQERIQNSIAVKTKLMEQQAAEILSVGHKLVNILRGGGKILFCGNGGSAADAQHLAAELVCKLRSDRPPLAGLALTTDTSTLTATSNDFSFRDVYARQIIALGASGDALIAISTSGNSANVLAAVEAARQKNVLTIGLLGQDGGAIASAVDHAVIVPDNDTQRIQECHILVGHIWMEMVEHELFG; encoded by the coding sequence ATGGCCATGGCTTCGCGGATGAGAAGCGACAAGACCTTCGTGCAGGAGCGTATCCAAAACAGCATTGCGGTCAAGACCAAATTGATGGAACAGCAGGCGGCCGAGATTCTTTCGGTCGGGCACAAACTGGTCAACATCTTGCGCGGCGGCGGCAAAATTCTCTTTTGCGGCAACGGCGGCAGCGCCGCAGATGCGCAGCATCTCGCGGCCGAGCTGGTTTGCAAGTTGCGCAGTGACCGGCCCCCGCTGGCCGGGCTGGCGCTCACCACCGACACCTCGACGCTCACCGCCACCAGCAATGATTTCTCGTTTCGCGATGTGTATGCCCGGCAGATCATTGCCCTGGGCGCCAGCGGCGATGCTCTGATCGCCATCAGCACCTCGGGAAACTCCGCCAATGTTCTGGCGGCGGTGGAGGCGGCGCGCCAGAAAAACGTGCTCACCATCGGCCTGCTCGGCCAGGACGGCGGCGCCATCGCCAGCGCCGTCGATCATGCCGTGATCGTGCCGGATAACGACACCCAGCGCATTCAGGAGTGCCACATTTTGGTGGGACACATCTGGATGGAAATGGTGGAGCACGAACTCTTTGGCTGA
- a CDS encoding glycosyltransferase family 4 protein, whose protein sequence is MGAKRGQSGKRGVALLSEQFAPDAGSTAQLFAELTRELARHGVEIQVCALQPGYVEDAPAAPWRETRNGVRVWRLPRLPFRRTNRKGEALNWAWATLGLALLALRVPRHIPLLVGTNPPMLHLVGAVMKWLRGQRFIALFYDLHPELSCAVGMLRHGSLIDCMWRRLNAWILRQADAAICLGHYMERSVLARHAPAPTVIIDNWCDPAVVRCLPKAESRFAQAHGLLDKFVVLFSGNMGWRQRLEILLAAAADLQDTPVRFVFIGEGAKKEKLREIAAARNLQNVHFFPYQPRATMEHSLAAADVCVVSQEREVIGYGVPSKIYTYMAAGRALLGLASQPCELSDMVKKFKCGWLFDEDHDKDAIVALLRRLMQAPQACHAAGRRGRQAFEENFTLPIIARKYLDLIQRQCESGPAPSWWQRVVRFRARRARPRLRFAEPGNHDESRVLETTSKPVQEH, encoded by the coding sequence ATGGGAGCAAAGAGAGGCCAAAGCGGTAAGCGAGGGGTGGCACTGCTGAGCGAGCAATTTGCGCCGGATGCCGGCTCCACCGCACAGCTTTTTGCAGAGCTGACGCGAGAGCTGGCGCGGCATGGTGTCGAGATTCAAGTGTGCGCTTTGCAGCCGGGTTACGTCGAAGACGCTCCGGCTGCGCCCTGGCGTGAAACCCGCAACGGCGTGCGCGTGTGGCGGCTGCCGCGGTTGCCTTTCCGCCGCACCAATCGCAAGGGCGAGGCCTTGAACTGGGCGTGGGCGACTCTGGGCCTGGCGCTGCTGGCGCTGCGGGTGCCACGGCACATTCCCCTGCTGGTGGGAACGAATCCGCCCATGCTGCATCTCGTGGGCGCCGTGATGAAATGGCTGCGGGGCCAGCGCTTCATTGCGTTGTTCTATGACCTGCACCCCGAGCTGTCTTGCGCAGTCGGCATGTTGCGGCACGGCAGCCTGATCGACTGCATGTGGCGTCGCCTCAATGCGTGGATCTTGCGTCAGGCTGACGCCGCCATTTGCCTTGGACACTACATGGAGCGCTCCGTGCTGGCGCGTCATGCGCCGGCGCCCACCGTGATCATCGACAATTGGTGTGATCCCGCGGTGGTGCGCTGCCTGCCCAAAGCAGAGAGCCGTTTTGCGCAGGCGCATGGGTTGTTGGATAAATTCGTGGTGCTGTTCTCCGGCAACATGGGCTGGCGGCAGCGGCTGGAAATCCTGCTCGCGGCCGCGGCCGATCTCCAGGACACGCCAGTCCGCTTCGTTTTCATCGGCGAAGGCGCGAAAAAGGAGAAGCTCCGTGAAATAGCGGCCGCCAGGAACTTGCAAAACGTTCACTTCTTTCCGTATCAGCCGCGTGCCACGATGGAGCATTCGCTGGCAGCCGCGGATGTGTGCGTGGTGTCGCAAGAGCGCGAAGTCATCGGCTACGGCGTGCCGAGTAAGATCTACACCTACATGGCTGCCGGCCGCGCGCTGCTCGGCCTGGCGAGCCAGCCGTGCGAGTTGAGCGACATGGTGAAGAAGTTCAAATGCGGCTGGCTCTTTGATGAAGATCATGACAAGGACGCGATTGTGGCGCTGTTGCGCCGGCTCATGCAGGCGCCGCAAGCGTGTCACGCCGCCGGCCGGCGCGGCCGCCAGGCGTTCGAAGAGAATTTCACGCTGCCGATCATCGCGCGCAAGTATCTCGATTTGATCCAGCGGCAATGTGAGAGCGGGCCGGCGCCGAGCTGGTGGCAACGAGTGGTGCGTTTCCGGGCACGAAGGGCGCGGCCGCGCCTGCGGTTTGCCGAACCTGGTAATCACGATGAATCTCGGGTCTTGGAGACGACATCCAAGCCGGTGCAGGAACATTGA
- the modA gene encoding molybdate ABC transporter substrate-binding protein has translation MSLRKLGCLAAVLPVLGLLFPAQAQTKETLALAAASDLIYCLEDLNAAFRRENPGVSLQVATGSSGNFLAQIKHGAPFDVFLSADLDYPKALVRAGLADSSSLTKYAIGRLVLWTVRPEIEVKRGLAVLREDQVRKLAIANPEHAPYGRAAKAALEHAQLWREMQPKLVIGENIAQAAQFVQSGSVAAGIVALSLVLSPRLEKVGTYFEIPETSHPRLEQGAVLTQRGAGNPAARKYIEFLRSAGARAIFDRYGFRLPN, from the coding sequence ATGTCGCTGAGGAAGCTTGGTTGTCTCGCCGCTGTTCTGCCGGTTCTTGGCTTGCTGTTTCCGGCGCAGGCACAAACGAAAGAGACCCTGGCCCTCGCGGCCGCCTCGGATTTGATCTATTGCCTGGAAGATTTGAACGCGGCCTTTAGGCGGGAAAATCCCGGCGTGTCGCTGCAAGTCGCCACCGGTTCCTCCGGCAATTTTCTCGCGCAGATCAAACACGGCGCGCCCTTCGATGTCTTCTTGTCCGCGGATTTGGATTACCCCAAAGCGTTGGTGCGCGCCGGCCTGGCTGACTCCAGCAGCTTGACGAAGTATGCCATTGGCCGGCTGGTGCTGTGGACGGTGCGGCCGGAAATCGAAGTCAAGCGCGGCTTGGCTGTGTTGCGCGAAGACCAAGTCCGCAAGCTGGCCATTGCCAATCCCGAACACGCGCCCTATGGCCGCGCCGCGAAAGCCGCGTTGGAGCACGCGCAGCTCTGGCGCGAGATGCAGCCGAAGCTGGTGATCGGAGAAAACATTGCGCAGGCCGCGCAATTCGTGCAGAGCGGGAGCGTTGCAGCCGGCATCGTTGCCCTGTCTTTGGTTCTCTCACCCCGGCTGGAGAAAGTCGGAACCTATTTCGAAATTCCTGAAACCAGCCACCCGCGTTTGGAGCAGGGCGCGGTTTTGACCCAGCGCGGCGCGGGCAATCCCGCCGCGCGCAAGTACATCGAGTTTTTGCGTTCGGCGGGCGCGCGGGCCATCTTTGACCGCTATGGCTTTCGCCTGCCCAACTGA
- the gmhB gene encoding D-glycero-beta-D-manno-heptose 1,7-bisphosphate 7-phosphatase produces the protein MAEPTRQAAFVFLDRDGTLIEEKNYLRRLEDIAFLPGSAAAIARLRRAGWRVVVISNQSGVARGYFTEAFVQETHRVLQQHLARHGAWIDGFYFCPHAPEANCDCRKPRLGMLAQAARDFECELTGFMIGDRASDIATGRNAGLWTVLVRTGYGSETADRGECQPDFVADDLAAAVDWILQQSN, from the coding sequence TTGGCTGAGCCGACCCGACAGGCCGCGTTCGTTTTTCTCGATCGCGACGGCACGCTGATCGAGGAGAAGAATTATCTCCGCCGGCTGGAGGACATTGCCTTCCTGCCCGGCAGCGCAGCCGCCATTGCGCGGTTGCGGCGCGCGGGCTGGCGCGTCGTCGTGATCAGCAATCAATCCGGCGTGGCGCGCGGCTACTTCACCGAGGCGTTCGTGCAGGAAACCCATCGCGTGCTGCAACAGCACCTCGCCCGGCACGGCGCCTGGATCGACGGCTTCTACTTTTGCCCGCATGCGCCGGAAGCCAATTGCGACTGCCGCAAACCGCGCCTGGGCATGCTCGCACAGGCCGCGCGCGATTTCGAGTGCGAACTCACCGGTTTCATGATCGGCGACCGTGCCAGCGACATCGCAACCGGGCGCAATGCCGGTCTGTGGACCGTGCTGGTGCGCACCGGCTATGGTAGCGAAACCGCCGACCGCGGCGAGTGCCAGCCCGATTTCGTCGCGGACGATCTCGCCGCCGCAGTGGATTGGATCTTGCAGCAGTCGAATTGA
- a CDS encoding capsule assembly Wzi family protein — protein MVDRINGRPGGVSPARGWVMMLFLLAAHAGAQEIMTVPTYHWSYTYARELSLRHRHLDFSSANWPLTMGEMAQLADAAGGAMAYSSERFWQTRLQQFSRTPLEPKAWLQFGGRVSENAGDFGETTRSRAGLRTQLALFPDRHVAFVNAIRLDEELREDPNYLGKRWRGFAGYTEQAYLSLHFGKYVAKLGRDFVRWGRGVDATLLLSDYSRPLDHFSGRLELQRFRFDYLAAKLNSEYLPDSLRARYATDVSERYLAAARAEIRLKSNLLTLAVTQMALYGGPGRGFELYYLNPFLAFHGEQLNEQQKSNTFGALDAVVRPRDGLELYAQLLIDDVQVEKTRRGDLEPNEIAYLLGGEVADPFGWQGAALGLEYTRIANRTYNAITVWEKFMHRNRPLAHFLGNDFDRWLVHGRAYTGGNVQLFYSYEARRHGEGRLERPFDMPWVNADLNQGYREKFPSGVVERSTHLALEARWQARAGFFLAIAAGHARYRDFANQAGRRRQETSVRVRLWLERFWWLGLE, from the coding sequence ATGGTTGATCGAATAAACGGTAGGCCGGGCGGCGTGTCGCCCGCCCGCGGATGGGTGATGATGTTGTTCCTGCTCGCTGCGCATGCCGGTGCGCAGGAAATCATGACCGTGCCGACCTATCACTGGTCTTACACCTATGCGCGCGAGTTGAGCCTGCGCCATCGCCATTTGGATTTCTCTTCTGCCAACTGGCCGCTGACAATGGGTGAAATGGCGCAATTGGCCGATGCGGCCGGCGGTGCCATGGCATATTCATCAGAACGATTTTGGCAGACGCGCCTGCAGCAGTTTTCCCGCACGCCGCTCGAACCGAAAGCGTGGCTGCAGTTCGGCGGCCGCGTGAGCGAAAACGCCGGTGATTTTGGCGAGACCACTCGCTCACGCGCCGGTTTGCGCACGCAGCTCGCGCTGTTTCCAGACCGGCATGTTGCTTTCGTGAATGCCATTCGCCTGGATGAAGAGTTGCGCGAGGACCCCAATTACCTGGGCAAGCGCTGGCGCGGTTTCGCGGGCTACACCGAGCAAGCCTACCTCTCCTTGCATTTCGGCAAGTATGTCGCTAAATTGGGCCGCGATTTTGTGCGCTGGGGGCGCGGCGTTGACGCCACGCTGTTGCTCTCGGATTATTCGCGGCCGCTGGACCATTTTTCCGGCCGCCTCGAGTTGCAGCGCTTTCGCTTTGATTATCTCGCGGCGAAGTTGAACTCGGAGTATCTGCCGGATTCCCTGCGCGCGCGCTACGCCACCGACGTGAGTGAACGCTATCTCGCGGCGGCGCGCGCGGAAATCCGGCTGAAATCGAACTTGCTCACGCTCGCGGTCACGCAGATGGCGCTGTACGGCGGGCCGGGCCGCGGCTTCGAGCTGTACTACCTCAATCCGTTCCTGGCGTTTCACGGCGAGCAGCTCAATGAACAGCAAAAGAGCAACACCTTTGGCGCGCTCGACGCCGTGGTGCGGCCGCGCGACGGGCTGGAACTCTACGCACAGTTACTCATCGACGACGTGCAAGTCGAGAAGACGCGCCGCGGCGATCTGGAGCCGAACGAGATCGCCTATCTCCTCGGCGGTGAAGTGGCGGATCCTTTCGGGTGGCAGGGCGCCGCGCTGGGTCTGGAATACACCCGGATTGCCAATCGCACTTACAATGCCATCACCGTGTGGGAGAAGTTCATGCACCGCAACCGGCCGCTGGCGCACTTTCTCGGCAATGATTTCGACCGCTGGCTGGTGCACGGCCGCGCCTACACCGGCGGCAATGTGCAGCTCTTCTATTCTTACGAAGCCCGCCGCCACGGCGAAGGCCGCCTGGAGCGGCCGTTCGACATGCCGTGGGTGAACGCCGATCTGAATCAGGGCTACCGCGAGAAATTCCCCAGCGGCGTGGTGGAACGCAGCACGCATCTCGCGCTCGAGGCGCGCTGGCAGGCGCGTGCGGGTTTCTTTTTGGCAATTGCCGCCGGACACGCGCGCTATCGCGATTTCGCCAATCAAGCGGGCCGCCGCCGGCAGGAAACGAGCGTGCGTGTACGACTTTGGCTCGAGCGATTCTGGTGGCTGGGTTTGGAGTGA
- a CDS encoding class I SAM-dependent methyltransferase: MSRHNAILKVKQFNYAVKRKLWPNAPAPKAHYKSLAEAAAQPGWCVLHAGGGRNKHNLFQQQHVRRINVDLDAVTLAQDRTAGLRVLGNLEELPVPDNAFDLIVCEMVFEHLAHPGRVVREFFRSLKSGGSLIFITPNLLAYPFLISRATPFWFHRLYGFLRGRQAEDIFPTYYRLNTGAAIRRHFDRAGFELVQLRQLDASCDYFDILPGLHQMLAVVTNFLNRVEALSFLRQFHLGWFRKPAAG, encoded by the coding sequence ATGTCCCGGCACAACGCAATTCTGAAGGTCAAACAATTCAATTACGCCGTCAAAAGAAAACTGTGGCCCAACGCGCCGGCTCCCAAGGCGCATTACAAATCGTTGGCGGAGGCCGCGGCGCAGCCGGGCTGGTGCGTGTTGCACGCCGGCGGCGGCCGCAACAAACACAATTTGTTCCAGCAGCAACACGTGCGGCGGATCAACGTCGACTTGGATGCCGTCACGCTGGCGCAGGACCGCACCGCCGGCCTGCGCGTGCTGGGCAATCTCGAAGAGCTGCCGGTGCCGGACAATGCGTTCGACCTGATCGTATGCGAAATGGTCTTCGAGCATCTCGCGCATCCCGGCCGTGTGGTCCGGGAGTTCTTTCGCAGCCTGAAAAGCGGCGGCAGCCTCATCTTCATCACGCCGAACTTGCTGGCTTATCCGTTTCTGATTTCCCGGGCCACGCCGTTTTGGTTTCACCGGCTGTATGGTTTTCTGCGCGGCCGGCAGGCGGAAGACATTTTTCCGACTTACTACCGGCTGAATACCGGTGCGGCAATCCGGCGTCACTTTGATCGCGCCGGCTTTGAATTGGTGCAATTGCGGCAGCTCGACGCCTCGTGCGACTATTTCGACATCTTGCCGGGTTTGCATCAGATGCTGGCGGTGGTCACCAACTTTCTCAATCGCGTGGAGGCGTTGAGTTTTCTCCGGCAATTTCACCTCGGCTGGTTCCGCAAGCCGGCGGCGGGGTGA
- the modB gene encoding molybdate ABC transporter permease subunit: protein MRVLSGLPPELWEALLLTLRLAFVVTILLLLVGMPLAFGLSRSRRRALLAVETIVSLPIVLPPTVIGFYLLMLFSPQQPFGKFWLKLTGQTLTFTFEGLVIGSIIYSLPYAVQPILSAFKSVPPELLEAARTLGASGWQAFRHVMLPLSRRGLGVATILGFAHTLGEFGVVVMLGGSIPGKTKVASIALYDEVQKLNYDAAHQYALILLVISFVMLLAMTVIQRKMDEDG from the coding sequence TTGCGAGTTTTGAGCGGGCTGCCGCCCGAACTGTGGGAAGCCTTGCTGCTGACCTTGCGCCTGGCTTTCGTGGTGACGATACTGCTGTTGCTGGTGGGCATGCCGCTGGCTTTCGGCTTGAGCCGCAGCCGGCGGCGCGCCCTGCTGGCCGTGGAAACCATCGTGAGCCTTCCCATCGTGCTGCCACCCACGGTGATTGGTTTCTACTTGCTGATGTTGTTCTCACCGCAACAGCCGTTTGGGAAATTTTGGTTGAAACTGACCGGCCAAACGCTCACCTTCACCTTCGAAGGTTTGGTGATCGGCTCGATCATTTACAGCCTGCCCTACGCGGTGCAGCCGATTCTGAGCGCGTTCAAGTCCGTGCCGCCGGAGCTGCTGGAGGCGGCACGCACGCTGGGCGCCAGCGGCTGGCAGGCCTTCCGCCATGTCATGCTGCCGCTTTCCCGGCGCGGCTTGGGCGTCGCGACGATTCTCGGCTTTGCGCACACCCTGGGTGAATTCGGCGTGGTCGTCATGCTGGGCGGAAGCATACCCGGCAAAACCAAAGTGGCTTCGATTGCGCTTTATGATGAAGTGCAAAAGCTCAATTACGATGCCGCTCATCAATACGCCCTGATTCTGTTGGTGATCTCATTTGTGATGTTGTTGGCGATGACGGTGATTCAGCGCAAAATGGATGAAGATGGCTGA